A window from Pedosphaera parvula Ellin514 encodes these proteins:
- a CDS encoding M36 family metallopeptidase → MKRIPTILQRASLIGVFMLLSLLPCLAFLPDSQTELANFDKRLESTAKPAKAPTRQNQAIAEFNTRLPDVNIQLDEILQTPKWISSTKGFLSGPDGKGRTISPATMARFSTNDAYRVTKAFLLEHTNLFDHGPEVLNEARIKRDFVTVHNGLHTVTWEQLLDGIPVFDGLLTSHVTRRDELVSISSQFIPAVGTAADVGTPNRKVVQTTPPITPPQAVIKAFRNLGGTLGESELTNTSVKPDGFEKHQSFKAGPLKGDANVRLVWLPMNRQSMRLCWQVILMSRARGEMFQILIDAQSGEALLRHKLTENISNASYRVFTTDSPTPFSPGYAVPSTNQPALVSRVLVVTNAFNTNASPNGWINDGDNETSGNNVDAHLDRDADNLPDLPRPRGSPFRVFDIPLDLSQDPVAYGDACVVNLFYWNNWMHDKLYEFGFTEAAGNFQINNFGRGGTGNDAVQADAQDGSGFNNANFSTPPDGLPGRMQIYIFNGPSPNRDGDLDTQVMVHEYTHGLSGRLVGGGVGISALQSRGLGEGWSDFFSLALLSKAGDSLNANYPEGAYVSYQLFGLQENYYYGIRRYPYSTDITKSPETLQDIDPGLASAHTGVPRNPAMPNSPTEIHNMGEIWCVTLWDARANLIRKYGFNNGNHLILQLLTDALNLTPANPNFIQARDAILQADLVDNGGANYHELWTAFAKRGMGYNASAPASTTTSGIVESYIVPDDLLVTPPSDFSGSGNVTGFFSPASQMYTLINTGTNFMSWAAGTDMAWVNLSATTGQLTANGGSTNILISLNSVASNLDIGTYSGVVAFTNLNTGFTQSRNFNLTISPPRLYFFPLDSDPGWSREGQWAFGAPAGMGGTNHGNHDPTAGATGTNVFGVNLAGDYATNAGGPYQLTAGPFNFSSDRSVVLSFQRWLNSDYPPYAFANVEVSNNGSDWTSIFSNDSGEITDSTWTSQRFDISTYADNQPSFYVRWNYETYAGAFAYSGWNIDDIEFLGVSQLSVVLPDFVSEGDGLIANAGQVKLAHAPASDITVSLSSSDTSIATVPFNSYHSGGPDEWEIRSFHHRQRSFGWNQNGNDRSIRLWILKRNQLHERVGQ, encoded by the coding sequence ATGAAGCGCATACCGACAATACTGCAGAGAGCCAGCCTTATCGGAGTGTTCATGCTCTTGAGCCTGCTGCCTTGCCTCGCCTTTCTCCCGGACTCCCAAACTGAACTTGCCAATTTCGATAAACGGTTGGAATCAACCGCCAAGCCTGCGAAAGCCCCAACTCGCCAAAACCAGGCTATCGCTGAATTCAATACACGATTGCCCGATGTTAACATTCAGTTGGACGAAATCTTGCAAACTCCCAAATGGATCAGCTCTACCAAGGGATTTCTGTCAGGTCCCGACGGCAAGGGGCGCACAATTTCCCCCGCTACCATGGCCCGCTTTTCCACAAACGACGCCTATCGGGTTACCAAAGCTTTTCTGCTTGAGCACACGAACCTTTTTGACCATGGACCAGAGGTTTTGAACGAAGCCAGAATCAAACGGGACTTTGTTACCGTGCACAATGGGCTTCATACGGTTACCTGGGAACAACTCCTCGATGGCATTCCAGTTTTCGACGGCCTGTTGACTTCTCACGTGACCAGGCGCGACGAGTTGGTCAGCATCTCGAGCCAGTTTATCCCCGCGGTTGGCACGGCGGCAGACGTCGGCACGCCGAACCGTAAAGTGGTCCAAACAACCCCGCCCATTACCCCGCCCCAGGCCGTGATCAAAGCCTTTAGAAATTTGGGTGGAACTCTTGGCGAATCCGAACTTACGAACACTAGTGTAAAGCCAGACGGTTTTGAGAAGCATCAATCCTTTAAAGCCGGCCCCCTCAAAGGCGATGCAAATGTTCGACTGGTCTGGCTTCCGATGAATCGCCAATCCATGAGACTTTGCTGGCAGGTGATCCTGATGAGTAGGGCCCGCGGGGAAATGTTTCAAATACTCATTGATGCCCAATCTGGAGAAGCATTGTTACGTCATAAACTTACGGAAAACATAAGCAATGCCTCATATCGCGTTTTTACCACCGACAGCCCAACTCCATTTTCTCCCGGTTATGCAGTTCCTTCCACGAATCAACCCGCCCTCGTTTCGCGGGTGCTCGTGGTTACAAACGCATTCAATACAAACGCTTCACCCAATGGCTGGATCAATGATGGGGATAACGAAACCTCCGGGAACAACGTGGATGCTCATCTGGATAGGGATGCTGACAATCTTCCCGACCTGCCTCGTCCGCGTGGCTCGCCCTTTCGTGTTTTCGACATACCGTTGGACCTTAGCCAGGATCCTGTGGCATACGGTGACGCGTGCGTCGTAAACCTGTTTTACTGGAACAATTGGATGCACGACAAACTTTACGAGTTTGGTTTTACGGAGGCAGCCGGCAATTTTCAGATCAATAACTTCGGTCGCGGTGGCACGGGCAACGACGCCGTCCAGGCTGATGCCCAGGACGGCAGCGGGTTTAACAATGCCAATTTCTCAACGCCTCCCGATGGCCTGCCTGGGCGCATGCAAATATATATTTTTAACGGCCCATCTCCCAACCGGGACGGAGACCTGGACACGCAGGTGATGGTTCACGAATACACCCACGGCTTAAGCGGCCGCCTGGTCGGCGGCGGGGTGGGCATCAGCGCTTTACAATCCCGTGGTCTGGGCGAGGGCTGGTCAGACTTCTTCAGTCTGGCGTTGCTCAGTAAGGCAGGCGATAGCCTGAATGCCAACTATCCCGAAGGTGCCTATGTGAGCTACCAATTGTTTGGTTTGCAGGAGAATTATTACTACGGAATTCGTCGCTACCCTTACAGCACTGACATCACCAAAAGCCCCGAAACGTTGCAGGACATAGATCCGGGGCTCGCGAGCGCGCATACCGGCGTGCCACGAAACCCTGCCATGCCTAACTCTCCTACTGAGATTCATAACATGGGAGAAATCTGGTGCGTTACCCTTTGGGATGCGCGCGCGAACCTGATCAGGAAGTACGGATTCAACAACGGCAATCACCTGATTCTCCAACTCCTCACAGATGCGCTGAATCTGACACCCGCCAACCCCAATTTTATTCAGGCGCGCGACGCCATTCTACAGGCAGATCTGGTGGATAATGGTGGCGCGAATTACCACGAACTTTGGACGGCGTTTGCCAAACGCGGAATGGGTTATAATGCCTCTGCCCCGGCAAGCACCACGACTTCAGGCATCGTCGAATCCTACATTGTCCCGGATGATCTTCTCGTCACCCCACCCTCTGACTTTAGTGGGAGTGGCAACGTAACGGGTTTCTTCAGTCCTGCTTCCCAAATGTATACCTTGATAAACACCGGCACCAATTTTATGAGTTGGGCGGCAGGGACGGACATGGCGTGGGTCAACCTCTCCGCGACCACTGGTCAACTGACTGCGAACGGTGGCTCAACCAACATTCTAATTTCACTTAATTCCGTCGCCAGCAATCTTGACATCGGCACCTACAGCGGGGTCGTTGCATTTACAAACTTGAACACCGGGTTCACCCAGTCTCGGAACTTCAACCTGACCATTTCACCACCCAGACTATACTTTTTCCCGCTTGATTCCGATCCGGGCTGGAGTCGGGAAGGACAATGGGCTTTTGGAGCTCCAGCAGGGATGGGAGGAACAAACCATGGTAATCACGATCCAACGGCAGGTGCCACGGGAACAAATGTTTTCGGAGTCAACCTGGCAGGAGATTATGCGACGAATGCCGGCGGCCCCTATCAACTGACAGCCGGGCCGTTTAATTTCTCCAGTGATCGCAGCGTGGTGCTGAGTTTTCAACGCTGGCTAAACTCAGATTATCCGCCTTACGCCTTCGCCAATGTGGAGGTTTCGAACAATGGTTCTGATTGGACTTCCATTTTCTCCAACGATTCAGGGGAAATCACGGATTCGACCTGGACCTCTCAACGATTCGATATCTCCACCTACGCGGATAATCAGCCCTCCTTCTACGTGCGTTGGAATTACGAAACTTATGCGGGCGCATTTGCCTACTCGGGCTGGAACATTGATGATATCGAGTTTCTTGGCGTGAGCCAGTTGTCTGTGGTGCTTCCCGATTTTGTCTCAGAAGGAGATGGCCTAATCGCCAATGCTGGACAAGTTAAACTGGCACATGCGCCAGCTTCTGATATTACCGTGAGTTTGAGTTCCAGTGACACGTCAATAGCCACGGTTCCTTTCAACAGTTATCATTCGGGCGGGCCAGACGAATGGGAGATTCGATCTTTCCACCATCGACAACGCTCTTTTGGATGGAACCAAAACGGTAACGATCGAAGCATCCGCCTTTGGATACTTAAGCGGAACCAACTCCATGAACGTGTTGGACAATGA
- a CDS encoding PVC-type heme-binding CxxCH protein, with the protein MLLRTLIPCLFLASAVYAQQGDRPGEVQNQPAFPIPPAPVLSADEALKTFKLAPGFKIQLVASEPLVQDPVAIAFDPDGRLWVVEMRGYMPNVDGSGEGEQKGRIVILEDTDGDGKMDKSTVFADDLFLPRAIALVRGGALVAESPKLWFLRDTNGDGKADERIEVAKDYGNRNSPEHDANGLLWGLDNWIYSANFTTRYRSLEEDWKKGPTAFRGQWGISQDDFGRLFFNANEDQLRCDLVPSAYLYRNPNYRTPMGINFQAIKEQSVWPVRVNPGVNRGYRPGQLRTNGTLATFTAACSPLVYRGNNFPAEFHGNVFVCEPAGNLVHRDILEEKDGVINAKRAYENSEFLASSDERFRPVNLSVGPDGALYVVDMYRGVLQHRIFVTSYLRQQILSRGLEKPVDKGRIYRVAHEGTPLDAKPHLAKASSTELVQYLSHANAWYRETAQRLLVERNDASVASELKKLATNATNPVTRVHALWTLDGIGQLDEQTLLAQLKCQYPKVRATAIRLMEPLFKSEDRAEVLTRLSEAVTNDKDADVQIQLALTLGEVADPVAEQEMLEIAKQSSGIPLVREALISGLVVHELEFTEKLLADKSWEQKQPGREEMLRSLAQCVFTEGKTKRIEQLLGLVAKQNETFAWRQLALLDGMTTSAPAKGKGKSVVRVKRIKFAAEPAALAALSKSGDAKLRDRVEKLAELITWPGQPGYEPDPPVVPLTEAQLVLFNSGKTLFEGTCAQCHQPHGLGQEGLAPPLVDSEWVLGPDKRLARIALNGVHGPLNVKGRKYEMDMPAFGSAFTDDQVAAILTYIRRSWDHSASAVTPDTVKAVRTETAKREEAWSESELLKVR; encoded by the coding sequence ATGCTTTTAAGAACTCTGATTCCTTGCTTATTTCTGGCGTCTGCGGTTTATGCGCAGCAGGGCGACCGGCCCGGTGAAGTTCAGAACCAACCTGCTTTTCCCATCCCTCCTGCTCCCGTATTGTCGGCGGATGAAGCTCTAAAGACATTCAAGCTGGCTCCTGGATTCAAAATCCAACTGGTGGCCAGCGAACCGCTGGTCCAGGACCCCGTGGCTATTGCGTTTGATCCGGATGGGCGCCTTTGGGTCGTAGAGATGCGGGGATATATGCCCAATGTGGATGGCTCGGGTGAAGGCGAACAAAAGGGTAGAATCGTCATCCTGGAGGATACAGATGGCGATGGGAAAATGGATAAGAGCACGGTATTCGCGGACGACCTCTTTCTGCCTCGCGCCATTGCTCTCGTTCGTGGAGGCGCATTGGTGGCTGAGTCGCCCAAGCTCTGGTTCCTGCGCGATACCAATGGAGACGGGAAAGCCGATGAAAGAATTGAGGTCGCCAAGGACTATGGAAACAGGAACAGCCCGGAACATGACGCCAATGGGCTTTTGTGGGGCTTGGACAACTGGATTTACAGCGCCAATTTTACAACCCGTTATCGGAGTCTCGAGGAGGATTGGAAAAAGGGCCCTACCGCCTTTCGCGGGCAATGGGGAATTTCGCAAGATGACTTCGGTCGATTGTTTTTCAATGCCAACGAGGACCAATTAAGATGTGACCTCGTTCCATCCGCATATTTATATCGCAATCCCAATTATCGCACGCCGATGGGGATTAATTTTCAAGCCATCAAGGAGCAGTCTGTCTGGCCGGTTCGAGTGAATCCGGGAGTAAACCGTGGTTATCGTCCAGGACAATTGAGGACGAATGGCACCCTGGCAACCTTTACCGCAGCCTGTTCCCCACTGGTTTATCGGGGAAATAACTTTCCGGCGGAATTCCATGGCAATGTTTTCGTCTGTGAACCGGCGGGCAATTTAGTTCACCGGGATATCCTTGAAGAGAAAGATGGGGTTATCAATGCGAAGCGAGCGTATGAAAACTCCGAATTCCTGGCTTCCTCGGACGAACGCTTCCGGCCGGTCAATCTCAGCGTGGGGCCGGATGGAGCCTTATACGTTGTGGATATGTATCGCGGCGTGCTGCAGCACCGCATCTTTGTGACCAGCTACTTGCGCCAGCAGATTTTGTCGCGCGGCCTGGAGAAGCCGGTGGATAAGGGACGCATTTATCGGGTTGCGCACGAAGGAACGCCGCTGGATGCCAAACCGCATCTTGCCAAGGCCAGTTCGACGGAATTGGTTCAGTATCTTTCTCACGCGAATGCCTGGTATCGAGAGACAGCGCAGCGTTTGTTGGTTGAACGAAATGATGCTTCCGTCGCATCGGAATTAAAGAAACTCGCCACGAACGCCACCAATCCCGTGACACGAGTGCACGCGCTTTGGACTCTGGATGGCATTGGGCAGTTGGACGAGCAGACCTTGCTTGCCCAATTGAAATGCCAGTATCCGAAAGTCAGGGCGACAGCCATTCGGTTAATGGAACCATTGTTTAAGTCCGAAGATCGGGCAGAGGTGCTCACTCGTCTCAGCGAGGCAGTTACCAATGATAAGGATGCTGACGTGCAGATCCAGTTGGCGCTGACTTTGGGTGAAGTTGCCGATCCTGTTGCCGAGCAGGAGATGTTGGAAATCGCCAAGCAATCTTCAGGCATTCCGTTGGTGCGGGAAGCTCTGATCAGTGGCTTGGTCGTGCATGAGCTTGAATTCACGGAGAAATTGCTGGCCGATAAATCCTGGGAACAGAAACAGCCAGGACGGGAGGAGATGCTCCGCAGCCTGGCACAATGCGTTTTTACCGAAGGCAAAACCAAGCGCATCGAGCAGTTGCTTGGCCTGGTCGCAAAGCAAAATGAAACCTTCGCCTGGCGGCAACTTGCTCTTCTGGATGGCATGACTACATCGGCTCCCGCCAAGGGCAAAGGCAAGTCGGTTGTCAGGGTGAAGCGGATCAAATTCGCAGCCGAACCTGCCGCATTAGCGGCATTGAGCAAGAGCGGTGATGCCAAGCTGCGCGACCGTGTCGAGAAATTGGCTGAACTCATAACCTGGCCGGGCCAGCCCGGATATGAACCCGATCCTCCGGTAGTTCCTCTGACCGAAGCTCAATTGGTCTTGTTCAATTCAGGCAAAACCTTGTTTGAAGGAACATGTGCCCAATGCCATCAACCGCATGGACTTGGGCAGGAAGGCCTGGCTCCGCCGCTGGTCGACTCCGAATGGGTTCTGGGACCGGACAAACGCCTGGCTCGCATTGCGCTCAACGGGGTTCATGGACCACTGAACGTAAAAGGGCGCAAATATGAAATGGATATGCCTGCTTTCGGCAGTGCTTTCACCGATGATCAAGTCGCGGCGATTTTAACTTATATCCGCCGGTCATGGGACCACTCGGCCAGCGCCGTCACGCCTGATACCGTCAAAGCCGTCCGCACTGAGACGGCAAAACGTGAGGAAGCTTGGAGCGAGAGTGAGTTGTTGAAAGTCCGCTAA
- a CDS encoding YIP1 family protein, whose translation MEQLSSFEPSAPPPAGASSLLSRLLNVFVSPTEVIDEVKASPPRNSNWAVPLLLSIIVGMIASLVIFSQPKVLQSVKDAQEAQFEKMIKAGQMKRQDADRVEEMTMKFVKYGAVVGTFVANVAFLFLAAATVFLVGRFAFKSSINFMPVLEVTGLCSMIMLLGTVVATLLTVIYGSPGMTPGPILFVGHFDPQNRLHLILSALNVMAFWHIAVLGIGLSRLSGASWLKSTLWLFCLWALLTLGPALALSLIKHPQG comes from the coding sequence ATGGAACAACTGTCGTCTTTCGAGCCGTCCGCGCCTCCACCTGCAGGTGCCAGCTCATTGCTCTCCCGCTTGCTCAACGTATTCGTCAGTCCGACTGAAGTGATTGATGAGGTGAAGGCAAGTCCTCCCAGGAATTCAAATTGGGCGGTTCCTTTGCTGTTGTCCATAATTGTCGGGATGATTGCATCGCTGGTAATCTTTTCACAACCCAAAGTGTTGCAATCTGTCAAGGACGCACAGGAAGCCCAGTTCGAGAAAATGATCAAGGCCGGACAGATGAAACGTCAGGATGCAGATCGGGTGGAGGAAATGACGATGAAGTTTGTGAAGTATGGAGCGGTTGTGGGAACTTTCGTTGCCAATGTGGCATTCCTCTTTCTTGCCGCTGCAACCGTATTTTTAGTGGGGAGATTTGCATTTAAATCCTCAATTAATTTCATGCCTGTCCTGGAGGTGACGGGGTTATGCAGCATGATTATGTTACTGGGAACGGTTGTAGCCACGTTACTCACCGTGATTTATGGCAGTCCTGGGATGACGCCGGGGCCGATTCTTTTCGTGGGGCACTTTGATCCACAAAATAGACTTCATTTAATCCTATCAGCGCTTAATGTGATGGCGTTCTGGCATATAGCAGTTTTGGGAATCGGCCTGTCACGTCTTAGCGGTGCCTCCTGGTTGAAGTCCACGTTGTGGCTTTTCTGCCTCTGGGCCTTGCTGACACTGGGACCGGCATTAGCATTAAGCCTTATTAAACACCCTCAGGGGTGA
- a CDS encoding efflux RND transporter periplasmic adaptor subunit — protein MANPKSKKRKKLLVFSLILLALIGLTGVAVLKKKEPIITVQKEKVSRRNLTELVVANGKVQPVVQVKISPEVSGEITDLPVKEGQCVKKGDLLVKIKPDNYTASRNSADANYKYSVANSNTAWANLQKAELEYQRNESLFKTKLISDSAFLEAKTTYDVAKANLVGSIQQVEMAHASLQKAEDDLSKTTIYSPLDGTITKLNSQLGERVVGTAMMAGTEIMTVSDLNAMETRVDIGEIDVVLIQVGQKARLDVDAFKDRKFNGTVTDIANSSKNSSNATSSSSTEATKFEVKIRIDEKEQFRPGMSVTAEIETRYRTNVITVPIQSVTTRFPKGTPTNSVALGKDDAHAANSSVNSSTPAAEKKKLAEAPKPSEVVFLVDGERAKMVPVKRGISDDNYVEITEGLKEDQQVVSGGYKAINRELEEGKQIKASEAKPEGGAEKK, from the coding sequence ATGGCCAATCCGAAATCGAAAAAACGCAAAAAGCTTTTAGTATTTTCTCTTATCCTCCTGGCGCTGATCGGGTTGACTGGAGTTGCCGTTCTGAAGAAGAAAGAGCCGATCATCACCGTTCAAAAGGAAAAAGTATCCCGGCGCAATCTGACTGAACTCGTGGTGGCCAATGGGAAGGTCCAACCGGTGGTGCAGGTAAAAATCAGTCCGGAGGTGAGCGGGGAAATCACCGACCTTCCCGTGAAGGAAGGTCAATGCGTCAAAAAGGGTGATTTGCTCGTAAAAATCAAACCCGACAACTACACGGCGAGCCGCAATTCCGCGGATGCGAATTATAAATATTCCGTCGCCAACAGCAACACCGCGTGGGCGAACCTGCAGAAGGCGGAATTGGAATACCAGCGGAATGAATCTTTGTTTAAAACTAAGTTGATTTCGGACTCGGCATTTTTGGAAGCCAAAACCACCTATGACGTGGCCAAGGCGAACCTGGTCGGCTCGATTCAGCAGGTGGAAATGGCCCATGCTTCGTTGCAAAAAGCTGAAGACGATCTGTCCAAAACCACCATTTATTCACCCTTGGACGGCACGATTACAAAGTTGAATTCCCAACTGGGCGAACGGGTGGTTGGGACGGCAATGATGGCTGGCACGGAAATCATGACCGTTTCAGACCTTAACGCCATGGAGACGCGGGTTGATATTGGTGAAATTGATGTCGTGCTTATCCAAGTCGGGCAAAAGGCGCGGCTGGATGTGGATGCTTTTAAGGATCGCAAATTCAACGGCACGGTTACTGACATTGCCAACTCATCGAAGAATTCCTCCAATGCGACCAGCAGCAGTTCGACGGAGGCGACGAAATTCGAAGTTAAAATCCGGATTGATGAAAAGGAACAATTCCGGCCTGGGATGTCAGTGACGGCAGAGATAGAGACCCGATATCGCACCAATGTTATTACCGTACCGATCCAAAGTGTAACGACGCGTTTTCCAAAAGGCACCCCAACGAATTCCGTGGCGCTGGGCAAGGATGATGCTCACGCTGCCAACTCCAGCGTCAATAGTTCCACGCCGGCTGCGGAGAAGAAGAAGCTCGCCGAGGCGCCCAAACCCTCGGAGGTCGTTTTTCTCGTGGATGGTGAACGTGCGAAGATGGTCCCCGTAAAACGGGGTATCAGCGATGACAACTATGTTGAAATTACCGAGGGGCTAAAAGAAGACCAGCAGGTTGTTTCAGGCGGTTACAAAGCCATTAACCGCGAGTTGGAGGAGGGCAAGCAGATCAAGGCAAGCGAGGCCAAGCCCGAGGGTGGAGCGGAGAAGAAGTAA
- a CDS encoding ABC transporter ATP-binding protein, producing the protein MGQETIHALRDVSLVIGRGEYVAIMGPSGSGKSTLMNLLGCLDTSTSGVYELNGTNVSEMDDNELAEIRNREIGFVFQTFNLLPRSNALRNVELPLVYSGIDSDDRKQMALEALTSVGLGDRVHHKPNEMSGGQRQRVAIARALVNKPSIILADEPTGNLDSKTGEEIMALFENLSRTGNTMLVVTHEEEVAKHARRIIRIRDGLIASDEIVSKIAGA; encoded by the coding sequence ATGGGGCAGGAGACGATTCACGCCCTGCGGGATGTCTCCCTGGTGATTGGACGCGGTGAATACGTTGCCATCATGGGGCCATCAGGTTCCGGGAAATCCACGTTGATGAATTTGTTGGGCTGCCTGGACACTTCCACCTCGGGCGTGTACGAGCTTAACGGCACGAACGTCAGTGAAATGGACGACAATGAACTGGCGGAGATTCGGAACCGGGAAATCGGATTCGTTTTCCAAACTTTCAATCTGCTGCCGCGCTCCAACGCATTACGAAATGTTGAACTGCCGCTGGTCTACTCGGGAATCGACTCGGATGACCGGAAGCAGATGGCTTTGGAGGCACTGACCAGTGTCGGTCTGGGTGATCGTGTGCATCACAAGCCGAACGAGATGTCTGGTGGCCAACGCCAACGCGTAGCCATCGCGCGCGCCCTGGTCAACAAACCTTCGATCATTCTCGCGGACGAGCCGACCGGTAACCTTGATTCAAAGACTGGCGAGGAAATCATGGCGTTGTTTGAGAATCTATCGCGAACTGGCAATACAATGCTGGTTGTTACGCACGAGGAAGAGGTCGCGAAACATGCCCGCCGCATTATTCGCATTCGGGACGGGCTGATTGCCAGTGATGAAATCGTGAGCAAAATAGCCGGGGCATGA
- a CDS encoding ABC transporter permease, producing the protein MNLFTELREGFSFAWDSVRANKMRSALTTLGIVIGIVTVTLMGTAINGMNDAFHKSISVLGADTFFVGRFSWLDHSEADWLKAQRRREFTLAQVKQAARQLTMARAVAPYVVMGQPVVYKSRSSSRVMVIGTTDEYLITSGFSMAQGRYLTASESEGGRPVCVIGNQVATNLFIGESPIGNKIKLGERNLEVIGVLEKQGSFLGMESLDNEVIVPVQQFLVGYARNPDFQIQVKARDIGSIEDAKEELRGVLRKVRHIAPGDPDDFAINQQEQFVTMFNKVAGTIGLVGLLITGLSLFVGGIGIMNIMFVSVAERTREIGVRKAIGAKRRTILLQFLIEAATICTLGGLIGVGITYMITLGVSRFLPVSLSLPIVAAALIVSIFTGVISGFLPAWRAARMNPVDALRNE; encoded by the coding sequence ATGAATCTTTTCACCGAGCTTAGAGAGGGCTTCAGTTTTGCATGGGATTCAGTCCGTGCGAACAAGATGCGCTCGGCACTGACGACGCTCGGAATTGTTATTGGCATTGTGACGGTCACGTTGATGGGGACGGCCATCAATGGAATGAATGATGCGTTTCACAAGAGCATCTCGGTTTTGGGTGCTGATACTTTTTTCGTTGGCCGGTTTAGCTGGTTGGATCATAGCGAGGCGGATTGGTTGAAAGCACAAAGGCGACGTGAGTTTACTTTGGCTCAGGTCAAACAGGCTGCCAGGCAACTCACCATGGCTCGTGCGGTTGCGCCCTATGTGGTGATGGGACAACCGGTCGTTTATAAATCCCGCAGTTCGAGCCGCGTCATGGTGATTGGCACAACGGACGAGTATCTGATTACCAGTGGTTTTTCCATGGCCCAAGGTCGTTATTTGACAGCTTCGGAATCTGAAGGTGGACGGCCCGTCTGCGTTATCGGCAATCAAGTTGCCACGAATCTTTTTATTGGCGAGAGTCCGATTGGAAACAAAATCAAACTGGGAGAGCGTAATCTGGAGGTGATCGGGGTTTTGGAAAAGCAGGGAAGTTTTCTTGGCATGGAGAGCCTTGATAATGAGGTGATTGTTCCGGTTCAGCAGTTTCTGGTTGGCTATGCGCGCAATCCAGACTTTCAAATTCAGGTCAAAGCCAGGGACATAGGCTCGATTGAAGATGCGAAGGAGGAACTGCGGGGAGTGCTGCGCAAGGTCCGCCATATCGCTCCGGGTGATCCCGACGATTTCGCCATCAATCAGCAGGAACAATTCGTGACCATGTTCAACAAGGTGGCGGGTACCATTGGACTGGTTGGATTACTTATTACAGGGTTGTCCCTGTTTGTGGGCGGCATTGGTATCATGAACATCATGTTTGTATCCGTGGCGGAGCGGACGCGAGAGATCGGCGTTCGCAAGGCCATTGGCGCGAAGCGAAGAACCATACTGCTTCAATTTCTCATCGAAGCCGCCACGATTTGCACCCTGGGTGGTTTGATAGGAGTGGGGATCACTTATATGATCACGCTAGGGGTGAGCCGGTTTTTACCGGTAAGTCTATCGTTACCGATCGTTGCGGCGGCACTTATTGTCTCGATTTTCACAGGGGTTATTTCCGGATTTCTGCCAGCATGGCGGGCGGCGCGCATGAATCCGGTGGATGCATTGCGAAACGAATAA